The following proteins are encoded in a genomic region of Diabrotica virgifera virgifera chromosome 1, PGI_DIABVI_V3a:
- the LOC126879111 gene encoding serine protease inhibitor dipetalogastin-like has protein sequence MKIFPFISLCLCLLIVISQADPTFGCDCQLIYHPVCGTDGKTYDNKCGLECEQKDNPDLKIKHEGEC, from the coding sequence ATGAAAATTTTCCCGTTTATTAGTTTGTGCTTGTGTCTCTTGATTGTGATTTCCCAAGCAGATCCTACATTTGGTTGCGATTGCCAGCTCATTTATCATCCAGTTTGCGGAACAGATGGAAAGACTTACGACAATAAGTGCGGTTTAGAATGCGAGCAAAAGGATAATccagatttaaaaataaaacatgaaGGAGAATGTTAA